GGGAATTCTAAGCCCCTGACCGCTCAAGTCAAGCAATGGCTTACGCTCCTGCGTTGCTACTCAGACATCTGTCGGCGTCTCTTTTAGAATCCGACTCAGCATCCAGGTGACGATGACTGCAAGGACAATACGCGGCACCGTGATCCAGAAGAGATTTGCTCCGAGAACAACGAATATCGCCGTGTCCTCGAACAACCCGTGCGACAAAGCCAGGAATGTGGCAACAAGTGTCACCTGCCGGGAACTCAGCTTGTGTGCATGGGTTGATTCGATAATTAGCCCACCACCGAACACAATACCGAACACATTGCCGCCAAGCCATGGCAGGCCGGCCTCGCGAGAAAGCCCGATGTATCGAGTGACCCGGTTCACACCCGAGAGCAACCTTTCGAGAAGGCCATAGCGCTGTGCATACTCAAGCACGATGAATATCGCGACAAGCACGGCGAGCATCTTCCACGCGGTTGCGAACAGCCCCAGAGCCCAGTTCGATGCCGCCGGCCCAATACCATACCAGGGCAGTTGGGCCAGACGCGCCAGCAGCCCGGTTCCAGCTGTACCTACGTCTACTGGTGCGCGAACGATAAGTCGGCCCAGGCCCGCGCCGGCCAGTAGCGAAACCACAAGCCTGATCGCCCACAACAGCCACCACCGCGCCCTCATCTGGAAGAACACCGCCGTCTCAAGGATCTGGGAGTGGGATAACAGCAGCATCACACTCAGCACGGTAAGCTGGTCAACTGGCAGTTTCAGCGCGGTTATCGCACCCAGGCCGGCATAAAGGTTGATAACATTACCCAGAATCAGCGCCATTGCCGCTTCGCCCGGCAGCCTGAAGAACCGCATGAACGGTGCAGCAAAGTCGGCAAACGTTCTGAGCGCCGGCGTGTAGCGCAGAATGGTGATACCGGTATATACCGGAGCGACAATCATCATCAGCTTAAGGAACGCCCGGATACCATGCCACACGCCCAGGACTAGCGTTGACATTGGAGAAGAAGCAGAGGGCGGTTCTGGGACACTGCGTGAAG
This is a stretch of genomic DNA from candidate division WOR-3 bacterium. It encodes these proteins:
- a CDS encoding nucleoside recognition domain-containing protein encodes the protein MSTLVLGVWHGIRAFLKLMMIVAPVYTGITILRYTPALRTFADFAAPFMRFFRLPGEAAMALILGNVINLYAGLGAITALKLPVDQLTVLSVMLLLSHSQILETAVFFQMRARWWLLWAIRLVVSLLAGAGLGRLIVRAPVDVGTAGTGLLARLAQLPWYGIGPAASNWALGLFATAWKMLAVLVAIFIVLEYAQRYGLLERLLSGVNRVTRYIGLSREAGLPWLGGNVFGIVFGGGLIIESTHAHKLSSRQVTLVATFLALSHGLFEDTAIFVVLGANLFWITVPRIVLAVIVTWMLSRILKETPTDV